The genomic DNA AGTTTTTATTTGATATATTTCCTATAAAATATGCCATTAAAACAGCTATAAATCCAAATACAAAAGCCCCTATTTGAACCAAAAACGGCTCGTTAAAAAATAATATAAACACCACGGCTCCAAATCCTGCACCGCTTGTCACTCCTAATATATTTGGACCTACTAGAGGGTTTTGAAAGATGGCTTGAAACGCTGCTCCGGCTACCGATAAACTAGCTCCGATAAAAAACGCCGCTATCAGTCTTGGGAGTCTTATTTCAAACAATATCATATCAAAAAATTCATTTTGCGAACTATATAAAAGCTCACTTAAACTTATTCTTCCTACTAAAAGAGAAAAACCGGCTATCGCAATCAAAGCAGTCAAAACAACTGCGTATTTTTTCATTTTATCACTCCAATATATCTTCATAATATCTACTATTTTTATTCTTTTCGTAATGCAAAATAGATAAAATTTCACTATCGTTCAAATTATAATTATAAAAAATATTATAACTATTCATCATCTCTTTTTTTAAATTTAAACTAGATTTGCCATAAAATATCTTATTTAACCATATCCACGACAGATGAGACTCTTGAGACGGGGGATCCCATCTCTCGCTACCGAAGGGAATTTTATAAACGGCTCTATTTTTTACCGCATTTATATGTTTTAGAAATTTATTTGAGTAGATATCCTCGGGACTGAGATCTTGCTCGAAATTATTTAATAGTACTATATCCGGATTATAAAGTAATATCTGCTCTAAATTCACAGTTTTTTGACCGATATGAGAAGCAACGTTTATCCCGCCTGCTAATTTAATATTATAATCTTGATAGGTCTGCTTTCCTGAAACCAAAAAAGCTTGTTTGTACCTTAAAAAATATAGAACTTTTGGTCTATTACGTATATTTTTTAAGCTAGTTGTAATCTGATTTTCAACAAAACTTCTATTTTTAAGTATAGTTTCTACTTTATGTTCTAAATCGTAAGCTTTGCCTATTATTTTAAACCAATTAATAGCGTTTTTCTCGTCTCCATAGTCTAAAAGTACTAAATTTATACCTATTTTCTGCAAAGGTTCAACTATCTTTTGAGACATATGTGCCCATTGAAATACTATATCAGGCTTTAATCTTATAACTTCTTCCACATTTGGAACGAAATTTGAGCCGACTGCATTTGTTTGTAAATCAAGCGTCTTAGGAAAAATCCTTCCTAAGATACCGTTTTGAATTGCGATTTTTGCAAGCGGATGGATGGATACTAGTTTATCTGCGTTATTATCTACGCTTATGCTAAATGAAGCTAATGGAATCGGAAAACTGATGACTCTACTAGCTGGTTTTTCGAGCTTTATCAAATTTCCTCTCTCATCGCTAAACTCTATTTCTTGTGAAAATAAAGATACAAGCAATACAAATAAAACAACAAATATTTTTTTCACTTATATAATTCCATTTTAGATAAATATCTTAAAAATGCTTCTGCAAATTTTGTAGCATTTGGCATAAAAAAACTTCCGTGATGATAAAATGGATCTAAGGAAGTTAATATTAGTCTACCACCGTAATAATCTTTATTATCTAAAAATATAGTTTTTTTCTGTATTTTATGTTCTATAACACTTATAGCACCGTTCATAGGCTCATATCCATCATGATAATGCCATATCATATCGTTAAAATTTATATACTTAAATAGTTCATAATCCGCATTTGAAACCTCTATATCTATGCTATTATTTTTCTTATCTAACCACCACCAAAAATTAAAAGGAAGCTTGGATAATTTCACGCCATGCAGCCAAAGCTCAGCATCGTTTCTGCCCATTACGACTAAAGTCTTTCCGGCTTTTAAAAACTCATAAAAAATATTTTTATGCTCTAGAATTTTTTCTATCGAACTAGCGCAAGTCACTATCAAAATATCCACATCATGCAAATCATCTATTTGAAGCTCAGGTATATAAATAACTTTTGAAAAAAATTTATTAAAAGGTTTTTTATGCAAAGATACTATATGATACGGTGTTCCGCTATCTAAAGCCGCTATACTATTCATATCTATCTCCTAAATAACTAATGATATTTTTCAATATCTTAGAGTTTATCTCGTAATTTTCACCGCAAGTATAAAGATCATTTCCACAATGAGAGTAGAATTTTCCATTTCCAACCTCAATCTCCCAATCAACAGGAACATTACCGCTACTTATAGAAGTGATAATATCTGCGTTTAAAGGAGGTGGATTTTGACCTCTTGA from Campylobacter fetus subsp. fetus includes the following:
- a CDS encoding ABC transporter substrate-binding protein is translated as MKKIFVVLFVLLVSLFSQEIEFSDERGNLIKLEKPASRVISFPIPLASFSISVDNNADKLVSIHPLAKIAIQNGILGRIFPKTLDLQTNAVGSNFVPNVEEVIRLKPDIVFQWAHMSQKIVEPLQKIGINLVLLDYGDEKNAINWFKIIGKAYDLEHKVETILKNRSFVENQITTSLKNIRNRPKVLYFLRYKQAFLVSGKQTYQDYNIKLAGGINVASHIGQKTVNLEQILLYNPDIVLLNNFEQDLSPEDIYSNKFLKHINAVKNRAVYKIPFGSERWDPPSQESHLSWIWLNKIFYGKSSLNLKKEMMNSYNIFYNYNLNDSEILSILHYEKNKNSRYYEDILE